The Tachyglossus aculeatus isolate mTacAcu1 chromosome 12, mTacAcu1.pri, whole genome shotgun sequence genome contains the following window.
tttacagatgaggtaactgaggcccagagaagtgaagtgacttacccaaagtcacacagctgacaagtggcagagccgggatttgaacccatgacctctgactgcaaagctcgggctctttccactgagccatactgcttctcgtaaccttgtaacctccccagcacttagaacagtgctttgcacatagtaagcacctaataaatgccattattattattattactattattatgcatatatgtttgcacgtatttattactctattttatttgtgcatatttattctaattattttattttgttttgttctctgtctcccccttctagcctgtgagcccactgttgggtagggaccgtctctatatgttgccaacttgtacttcccaaacgcttagcccagtgctctgcacacagtaagagctcaataaatacgattcaatgaatgaatctgttactctatttatttattttatttgtacatatttaatctatttattttattttgttttgttgtctgtctcccccttctagactgtgagcccgctgttaagtagggaccgtctctagatgtggccaacttgtgcttcccaagcgcttagtacagtgctccgcacacagtaagcgcttaatcaatacgattgggcgaatgaacctagactgtgagcccgctgtctggtagggaccgtctctctatgttgccggcttggacttcccaagcgcttggtccattcattcattcaatagtatctattgagcgcttactgtgtgcagagcactgtactaagcgcttgggaagcacaatttggcaacatccagagacggtccctacccaccagagggctcacagtctagaaggggaagacagatgacaaaacaaaacgtattaacaaaataaaataaatagaataaacatgtacaagtaaaataaatagaataataaagatgtacaaacatatatacttctctaagcactcaatcaatacaacgtggctcagtggaaagagcccgggctttggagtcagactccatgggttcgaatcccggctccgccacaagtctgctgtgtgaccttgggcaagtcacttaacttctctgagcctcagttccctcatcggtaaaaatggggattaaagactgcgagccccacgtgggacaacttgatcgcattgtatccccccagcgcttagaacagtgctttgcacatagtaagcgcttaacaaatgccatcattattatgaatgaatgacagaatgaatgaatgaatgacagaatgaatgaatgacagaatgaatgaatgaaggacagaatgaatgaatgacagaatggcAGAATGACAGAATGacagaatgagtgagtgagtgaatgaatgaatgcgtgagtgaatgaatgaatgagtgagtgagtgagtgaatgaatgagtgagtgaatgaatgaatgaatgaatggccaaacgggccgctcctcctccttcccgccaCCTGCCGGCCGAGGAGCGCCGGTGCACCTGCTCCCCCACGGGAGCGCGCAAGCGCAGACGtttttaaccccccccccccccgcgcgccgCCGCGCTCGAGCTTCGCGTCCACGGccacgggggcggggccgggagggatgAGGGGCGTGTCCTTCTCCCTGATTGGCTGAGCCACCCGGgcgagggcgggagggagggcgcgCGAGGGAAGCCGCCGGTCGGTGATTGGCTGGCGGCGAGGCGGGGCCCCCGGCTTCGGCCTTCTGATTGGCCAGGAGAGCCCGGGCTCAGCCCGGACGTTGCCACCGGCGCGTGGGAGAGAGGTGGCACCTGGAGGCGCGGGTACAGCCCCCTCGTGGTTGCCAAGGGAGACGGCGGCTGcatctccagcagcagcagcaacttcAGTGGCATCAGCACCACTTTCACAAGCAGCACCCAAGCCCCCTGCCACCGCATCCAAGACCtgagaaggaggcaaggcagcaAGATCCAGGCATCCAAGACCtgagaaggaggcaaggcagcaAGGTCCAGCAGCCACCCACTGCCCAGCAGGGACTCCTTGTGCCATGGCCACTGCCAGTGCCCTTGAAAGCCTGCAGGTGGAAGCCAGCTGCTCCATCTGCCTGGACTACCTGAACGACCCGGTGACCATCGACTGCGGGCATAACTTCTGCCGGGCGTGCATCGCCCGCTGCTGGGAGGACCAGGAGGCCCACTTCCCCTGCCCGGTCTGCAGGCGCCGCTTCCAGCTGAGGAACTTCAGGACCAACCGCCAGCTGGGCAACGTGGCGGAGATCGCCAAGCAGCTCAAGGCCAAGAAGAGCAAGAGGAAGAGGCGGGAAGAGACGGTGTGTGAGAAGCACCACCAGGCCCTGAGCCTCTTCTGCGAGAAGGATCAGGAGGTCGTGTGCTTGGCCTGCCGCATCTCCTGCGACCACCGGGATCACAACGTGCGGCCCGTCGACAAGGCGGCCCCGTCTCACAAGAAGAGGCTCAGGGGTTACCTCGGCCCCCTGAGAAGGCAGGTGGAGGACGTGCGCAAGTTCATCTCCAGCGAGCAGAGAAAGCCGGGAGCGCtcagggagaaggtggagagCCGGAGGCAGAAATTAGCCTCCGAGTTCGAGAAACTTCACCAGTTTCTCAACGAGGAACAGCAAGCCGTTCTCAGGAGActggaagatgaagaaaaggagaTTCTGCAGAAACTGAGCGAGAACGTCACCAAGCTTTCCGACCACAGCTCCTCACTGAATAAACTGATAAGTGAGATCGAGGAGAGGTCTCAGCAGTCGGCGGTGGAATTGCTGAAGGGGATAAAAAGTACCCTGAGCAGGTGTGAAAATATCAAAATCCCAGCAGCGGTCTCTATTGAGTTGAAGAAAGACATGTGCAGTTTTCCTTTACAACATTTTGCTCTCAAGAAAATGATCAGAAAATTTAAAGTGGATGTAACTCTGGATCCCGAAACGGCACATCCCAACCTGATCCTCTCCGAGGACCGGAAGAGCGTCAGATTTGGGGACACAAAACAGGATCTCCCCGACAATCCCGAGAGATTCACCTATTATCCGTTCGTCCTGGGTTCCGAGGGATTTGCGTCGGGCAGGCATTACTGGGAAGTGGAAGTGGGTGACAAAACCCAGTGGACCTTGGGGGTTTGCAGAGACTCCGTGATCAGGAAAGGAAAGATCACACCGTCACCCCAGGGTGGCTACTGGAGGTTACGGCTGTGGAATAAAGACGTATATGCAGCCCTCACTTCCAACCCGACACCGCTTCTCTTAAGAGTCAAGCCTAGACGGATTGGAATTTTTCTGGACTACGAGTTGGGCGAGGTGTCCTTTTACAATTTGAACGATAGATCTCACATCTATACTTTCACTGAGACTTTCACAGAAAAACTTCGCCCTTTTTTTTACCCTGGAGTGCATTCAACTCCTCTAATAATCAGACCGGTAACAGATTGGGAATGAGGAACTGAACGACCTTAGTGGTTTTCAGTTCACTTTCTTTTTTCCATCCTGTTTTCGTGGGGGAGGCTAACGAGGGCAGTCCTGTAACTGGGCCGGGAATTGGGAGCTGACATTTGGGATAAAGGGTGTTTTCATGGCTCCAACCCTTACTCCTGTGACAAGCCGTGACCTCTTTCTGCTTTCGCTGCAACAGAAGGACAGAAATGTCAAAATCTACCTCACTGGGGATGTTTGGGATGAATCAATTCATAAAGTGACTCTGAGATCCTTAAAGGAAACACATCTGTAGAATGGCATAATATTTGCAAAGTTTAAAAATACTGAATGGCTCCAAACCTTTCAAATCCATCCTCCCATTTTCCCCCACTTCTTTTGCCCCCGATCATCTCTCTTTATCAAAGTACAGCACATTTATGAttttcctatttgtaatttattgacTACCTTCATTACTTACACAACACGTGGAAAAAAAGAGGATGGGAAATACTCCGTAGCCTGGAAAGACACATCTGAAAGACagttcaaaagggctttgaagtttgAAGAAACCTAGCTTCTAGGTTCGTATTGCTTCATTTTCTTTTGTGACTTTCTTGCTGAGCAGCGTATTTGAAAGTAGCAAACAGTAATCCTTCTTACTAATATAGCTGTTTACAATTGCAGTCATTCTGTTTAAAGATGTTCCTTTAGATTCTCCCCATATCTTAGCACTCCAAAGCTTCATCTTTAGAGTGCTGGGTAAGGTGCTACCTTAAACCTAAGTGTACTACATGCCTTCCAGCAATCTTTCTGAATAAATCTGGAAAGTGTATCTATTTCAAACTTTGAAGGAGGATAAACCATGAGTCACTGACTAAAGAAAATACTGTCCAGATGTTCATTTTTGGGTGTGACCCATTAACAGGTTTAAGTGTTTTGTAAGCAGCAAGGTAAAAATGTTTATAGGTATTCCAGTATTCAACTGAGCAAGTCAGGATTTTTTTTGACTTTTGATATTTGAAGAAAAATAAGGGCATATTTTTGCTCAGCAGTTAGATGGGACTGTTTTAAAGCCGGTAGGTTTTTTGTGACCTCATTTACATTTggttgtttttgggtttttttaaaaattctgggCTCCGGCACTATTGAGGACTGTCCCATCGTAGCCCAGTGATTGTTTGTGACTGGCAAATACTTTTCCCTAGTTCATGACTACCGTGAATCCTTCTATTCTGAAGAGTGTTTCCCTTCTAGTCTCTCTCCACAGTGTATGGAGAAGGTGCAGAAACCTACTGAAAGACAGCATTGAAAACTTAATTGCaaaaactcatctgaaaaatgcccACGCCCCTGCAGTCTTGGCCGGTGCATTCTGAAGCTTTTGAAATCACTCCAGTTGGTTGGAAATGTCAGTCTGTTCTGGCTCATAGTCTAtcttaggtaaaaaaaaaaaattaagtggtTATGACAAAAAAGGCCCAAGGATAGTGTTTGCACGTTTCCTTTTAAATTAGGAAAGAGTTGCTAATGAGGTtgttccccccagccccagtttTATGGAATGTGAAAAGGCAATTTTGAGACCTTGCTTTCTAATGAAACAGGCATTTTTGCGAGCAAAGACAAATCTAACTAACCACAAAATAAACTGCTATATCGTCCTTGACTGAAGACCCCTTTTAGCCACAAATTTATCCTGTTGTAAGTCCCAGAGTTGCATCTAAATTTAATGCAATGGGGCtggcaggagaaagagggaggaaagagatgctGCTATCATGTTATTAGGGTGAATGCTGCTActtgctttttttctttcctaataTAAGTTCTCTCATAATGCATGTTTTACAATTAGAGAATGTTTAAattttgaatgaatataaattttTTATTTCCCAAAGTGCTCTCACATTTCTGATCTCACTTTTGtcctcacaacctctctgtgaggCAGGGAAAGGCAAGAActattgtctccattttacagatgaggtaactgaggtccactgAGGTTAAGCAAGTTACTCATGGTGTTACGGCAGCCGGGGATACAGCTGGGCCTAGAACCAGAGGTCTTGGATTTCCCGTACCTTTATCCTTTCCACTGCATCATCACTGCACATCTTTCTAGGATGCAGTTTGATATCAGCAGAAATGACTGAGTGTATTGTgcatataatcatggtatttattaagcagttactatgtgctaagggctggaatagatataaaaggtaattggatcagacatagtccctgtactgtCCAGAGCCCACAGTCAAAGAGTAGGGAAAGCAGTTAGAACAACTTTTCCATAAAACACGGTTCAACAGAAATATAATCCCAGGTAATAGGATTGCTCGGTGTAACGTTATGGAGAACTAgcaggaaagagagagcagaTGAAAGCTCTTCAAGTGAttgataaatgtatttattgagtacatacaaTGTGCTGAACATTGGGCTAAACTCTTACAAAATAAGCAATTCAGACTTGGTCACTTATGGACGAGATCAGACAGAAAGCAGGAATAAGTTAAAAGTGATGAAAACACAAATCCAACTTTAAAATGTAAGGGCATTACATAGATCAGCAAGAGGGGCGAAGGGAGGAATTGTTCAAttaaatgtgtgtgtttattacaATGTCAGTATGATTATAAAATACACTTGTTAATTTGGGATTTGACTTTTTAAAAAGGTATAAACCCTCTGCTTGATCTTTCCCATTTAGGCTCTGGGGTTTTGTGCCCAATATTAATCCTAGGCAAACCTGTTTCATTTTAGCAAATTATGTACTTGGAATAATTCATATTTTTCAAACCACATAGTGTGAAAAACATTAATATCATACTGCAAAACATTTCTATGTCAACTTTTATAAACTCATGTTACCAGAGTAAAAATAATTTCAgtttcccttccttttcatagagaaatttttgaaataaatatctacaaaacGTTAACAGAAAAAAGTGGCCATTCAGGTTCTTGAATGgttcttcatctcccttccca
Protein-coding sequences here:
- the LOC119935702 gene encoding E3 ubiquitin-protein ligase TRIM39-like, which gives rise to MATASALESLQVEASCSICLDYLNDPVTIDCGHNFCRACIARCWEDQEAHFPCPVCRRRFQLRNFRTNRQLGNVAEIAKQLKAKKSKRKRREETVCEKHHQALSLFCEKDQEVVCLACRISCDHRDHNVRPVDKAAPSHKKRLRGYLGPLRRQVEDVRKFISSEQRKPGALREKVESRRQKLASEFEKLHQFLNEEQQAVLRRLEDEEKEILQKLSENVTKLSDHSSSLNKLISEIEERSQQSAVELLKGIKSTLSRCENIKIPAAVSIELKKDMCSFPLQHFALKKMIRKFKVDVTLDPETAHPNLILSEDRKSVRFGDTKQDLPDNPERFTYYPFVLGSEGFASGRHYWEVEVGDKTQWTLGVCRDSVIRKGKITPSPQGGYWRLRLWNKDVYAALTSNPTPLLLRVKPRRIGIFLDYELGEVSFYNLNDRSHIYTFTETFTEKLRPFFYPGVHSTPLIIRPVTDWE